A genomic segment from Sorangium aterium encodes:
- a CDS encoding S1 family peptidase, producing the protein MKNAIPIAILCLGGLGCADAPPGGDGEQPLLTSRQRIIGGAVDTTHAYVVGVGNRNRAYCSGTVISRRTVITAGHCHGALTRVFFGPTLGRRSESARIQASRRHPAFNPATLENDLTLIQLESDAPVQPAPLLRESMENTTWYVGPDYTFVGYGVSDGVAGTGFGMRRAVTFPILAVGPAQVGGTPGTIDATQFYYQVPDMNTCAGDSGGPAFLLRGGVERHAGVTSFGDDPCTLDGVQARTDLDQIVRFIQPTIDEFEADNPCRADGLCEAACDVGPEIVDPDCADLHCGADGVCALACVSPPDPDCALRAGVQVR; encoded by the coding sequence ATGAAGAATGCCATCCCGATCGCGATCCTGTGCCTCGGCGGGCTCGGCTGCGCGGACGCACCTCCCGGGGGCGACGGCGAGCAGCCATTGCTCACGTCCCGACAGCGCATCATTGGAGGCGCTGTGGACACGACGCACGCCTATGTCGTGGGCGTGGGCAATCGGAACCGGGCGTACTGCAGCGGGACCGTGATCTCGCGGCGCACCGTGATCACGGCGGGACACTGCCACGGCGCGCTCACGCGCGTCTTCTTCGGCCCGACCCTCGGCCGGCGGTCGGAGAGCGCGCGGATCCAGGCGTCGAGGAGGCACCCCGCCTTCAATCCCGCAACCCTCGAGAACGACCTCACCCTCATCCAGCTGGAGAGCGACGCGCCCGTGCAGCCCGCGCCGCTCCTTCGCGAATCGATGGAAAATACCACCTGGTACGTCGGGCCGGACTACACCTTTGTCGGTTACGGTGTTTCCGACGGCGTCGCGGGGACGGGGTTCGGCATGCGCCGCGCCGTGACGTTCCCCATCCTGGCGGTCGGCCCGGCCCAGGTCGGCGGGACGCCGGGGACGATCGACGCGACCCAGTTCTATTACCAGGTTCCCGACATGAACACGTGCGCCGGCGACTCCGGAGGTCCGGCGTTCCTCCTGCGCGGGGGCGTCGAGCGCCACGCCGGCGTGACCTCGTTCGGTGACGACCCCTGCACGCTGGACGGGGTGCAGGCGCGCACCGATCTCGACCAGATAGTCCGCTTCATCCAGCCGACGATCGACGAGTTCGAAGCGGACAACCCGTGCCGCGCGGACGGCCTCTGCGAGGCGGCGTGTGATGTCGGCCCCGAGATCGTCGACCCCGATTGCGCCGATCTCCACTGCGGCGCAGATGGGGTGTGCGCCCTCGCCTGCGTGTCCCCGCCCGACCCGGACTGCGCGCTCCGCGCCGGCGTGCAGGTGCGATGA
- a CDS encoding ATP-binding protein — MSHELDGSPPDRADAGAVLAGGGEMGARMRAIDWSKTPLGPLSSWPQSLKTCVRIVLTSRQPMFVWWGDSLINLYNDAYKSIVGGKHPEALGQPASVVWREIWGQVGPRAASAMRRDEGTYDEALLLVMERNGYQEETYYTFSYSPVPNDQGGTGGILCANTDDTRRIIGERQLSLLRDLAARTSHGRSWEDVCARSASSLATNAKDLPFALLYVVDPDRRRVQLAGSTGFEQGHAAAPESLALTDESPWPLAAALREHEACRVVELPPHLRDLPTGAWKKPPTRAAVLAISPSGETGRAGVLIVGLNPFRLFDDDYRGFLHLVAGQISASIANAQAYEEEKRRAEALAELDRAKTTFFSNVSHEFRTPLTLMLGPLEDALASAERSLSGADLETAHRNAGRLLKLVNALLDFSRIEAGRIQASYAPTDLSALTADLASAFRSAMERAGLAFEVDCPPMPEPIYVDHDMWEKIVLNLLSNALKFTFEGTVSISLRAHGDRAELTVRDTGTGIPDRELSHLFKRFHRVQGARSRTHEGSGIGLALVHDLVRLHGGAIHVTSEVAVGTSFTVSLPRGTAHLPKDRVNAARTLPSTTTGAAPYVQEALRWLPGAEGGSPRGAEGGSPRGAERDHGVERLAPAARTSSDDAALAVGPAARVLLADDNADMREYVARVLRERWTVEAVADGAEALASARRDPPDLVLTDVMMPNLDGFGLLRALRDDERTRGVPVVMLSARAGEESRVEGLEAGADDYLPKPFSARELVARVATHLQLARLRTAAERERERLYDLFMQAPVPIAVFAGPEHRYEVANPPYCEMVGRQDLVGKSLREVFPELGEHEAIAMLDRALTAGQPQRMAELTIPVRRGGAVSEAVFNYVAQPIRDPSGAVTGVMVVAFEITDQVLARRRIEQLSQHREELIAALAKTNQELDQFAYVASHDLKAPLRGIANLSEWIEESLAGKLDGETQEHIHLLRGRVRRLEALIDGILHYSRAGRLRGDVVDVDTGHLLAEVVELLSPPQGARVDIAPGMPTIAAERVPMQQVFQNLISNALKHARRSDAHVEVTCEDTGAYLEFAVSDNGPGIAPEYHERIWDLFHTLESRDKVEGTGIGLSVVKKIVQSRGGSVSVSSRPGAGATFVVRWPKRVKDEA, encoded by the coding sequence ATGTCGCACGAGCTGGATGGCTCGCCGCCGGATCGCGCGGACGCTGGCGCGGTCCTGGCCGGGGGAGGAGAGATGGGCGCGCGCATGCGCGCGATCGACTGGTCGAAGACGCCGCTCGGCCCACTCTCGTCGTGGCCCCAGAGCCTCAAGACGTGCGTGCGCATCGTCCTGACGTCGCGCCAGCCGATGTTCGTCTGGTGGGGCGACTCGCTCATCAACCTCTACAACGACGCCTACAAGTCGATCGTCGGCGGCAAGCACCCCGAGGCGCTCGGGCAGCCCGCGTCCGTCGTGTGGCGCGAGATCTGGGGCCAGGTCGGGCCGCGCGCCGCGTCCGCGATGCGCCGCGACGAGGGCACCTACGACGAGGCGCTCCTCCTCGTCATGGAGCGGAACGGCTACCAGGAGGAGACGTATTACACGTTCTCCTACAGCCCTGTGCCGAACGATCAGGGCGGCACGGGCGGTATCCTCTGCGCCAATACCGACGACACGCGGCGAATCATCGGAGAGCGGCAGCTCTCCCTCCTCCGTGACCTCGCGGCGCGGACCTCGCACGGGCGCTCGTGGGAAGACGTGTGCGCGCGCAGCGCGAGCTCGCTCGCGACCAACGCGAAGGATCTCCCGTTCGCGCTCCTCTACGTCGTCGACCCGGACCGGCGGCGCGTGCAGCTCGCGGGCAGCACGGGGTTCGAGCAGGGGCACGCCGCGGCCCCGGAGTCGCTCGCGCTCACGGACGAGTCGCCGTGGCCGCTCGCCGCGGCGCTGCGGGAGCACGAGGCCTGCCGCGTCGTCGAGTTGCCTCCACACCTCCGGGATCTCCCGACCGGCGCGTGGAAAAAGCCGCCGACGCGGGCGGCCGTGCTGGCGATCTCCCCTTCGGGGGAGACGGGCCGCGCCGGGGTCCTGATCGTCGGGCTGAATCCATTCCGCCTCTTCGACGACGATTACCGAGGCTTCCTCCACCTCGTCGCCGGCCAGATCTCGGCCAGCATCGCGAACGCGCAGGCGTACGAGGAGGAGAAGCGGCGCGCGGAGGCCCTCGCCGAGCTCGATCGCGCGAAGACCACGTTTTTCAGCAACGTGAGCCACGAGTTCCGCACGCCCCTCACCCTGATGCTCGGGCCGCTCGAGGACGCCCTCGCGTCGGCGGAGCGGAGCCTGTCGGGCGCGGATCTCGAGACCGCGCACCGCAACGCGGGCCGGCTCCTCAAGCTGGTCAACGCGCTGCTCGACTTCTCGCGCATCGAGGCGGGCCGGATCCAGGCGTCCTACGCGCCGACCGATCTCTCCGCGCTGACCGCGGACCTCGCGAGCGCCTTCCGCTCGGCGATGGAGCGCGCGGGGCTCGCGTTCGAGGTGGACTGCCCGCCGATGCCCGAGCCCATCTATGTCGATCACGACATGTGGGAGAAGATCGTGCTCAATCTCCTCTCGAACGCGCTCAAGTTCACGTTCGAGGGGACGGTCTCGATCTCGCTCCGCGCGCACGGCGATCGCGCCGAGCTCACCGTGCGGGACACCGGGACGGGCATCCCGGATCGGGAGCTCTCGCACCTGTTCAAGCGGTTCCATCGCGTTCAGGGCGCGCGCTCCCGCACCCACGAGGGGTCCGGGATCGGGCTCGCGCTCGTCCACGACCTCGTCCGCCTCCACGGCGGGGCCATCCACGTCACGAGCGAGGTCGCCGTGGGGACGTCGTTCACGGTCTCCCTGCCTCGCGGGACCGCGCACCTGCCGAAGGACCGCGTGAACGCCGCGCGGACGCTGCCGTCGACGACGACGGGCGCAGCGCCTTATGTGCAGGAGGCGCTCCGCTGGCTGCCCGGCGCGGAGGGCGGGTCGCCCCGCGGCGCGGAGGGCGGCTCGCCCCGCGGCGCAGAGCGCGATCACGGCGTCGAGCGCCTCGCCCCGGCGGCGCGGACGTCGTCCGACGACGCCGCGCTCGCGGTCGGCCCGGCGGCGCGCGTCCTCCTCGCGGACGACAACGCCGATATGCGCGAGTACGTCGCGCGCGTGCTGCGCGAGCGCTGGACGGTCGAGGCCGTCGCCGATGGCGCCGAGGCGCTCGCGTCGGCTCGCCGCGACCCGCCGGATCTCGTGCTCACCGACGTCATGATGCCGAACCTCGACGGATTCGGCCTGCTCCGCGCGCTGCGCGACGACGAGCGCACGAGGGGTGTCCCGGTCGTCATGCTCTCCGCGCGCGCCGGGGAGGAGTCGCGCGTCGAGGGGCTCGAGGCGGGCGCGGACGACTACCTCCCCAAGCCGTTCTCCGCGCGCGAGCTCGTCGCTCGCGTCGCCACGCACCTCCAGCTCGCCCGCCTGCGGACAGCGGCCGAGCGCGAGCGCGAGCGGCTGTACGACCTCTTCATGCAGGCGCCGGTCCCCATCGCGGTGTTCGCCGGCCCCGAGCACCGCTACGAGGTCGCGAACCCGCCGTACTGCGAGATGGTCGGCCGGCAGGACCTCGTCGGGAAGAGCCTGCGCGAGGTGTTCCCGGAGCTCGGCGAGCACGAGGCGATCGCCATGCTGGACCGCGCGCTCACGGCCGGCCAGCCGCAGCGCATGGCCGAGCTGACCATCCCCGTCCGGCGCGGCGGCGCGGTGAGCGAGGCCGTCTTCAACTACGTCGCTCAGCCCATCCGCGACCCCTCCGGCGCCGTCACGGGCGTCATGGTGGTCGCCTTCGAGATCACCGATCAGGTGCTCGCCCGGCGCCGGATCGAGCAGCTGAGCCAGCATCGAGAGGAGCTCATCGCCGCGCTCGCGAAGACGAACCAGGAGCTCGACCAGTTCGCCTACGTCGCCTCGCACGACCTCAAGGCGCCCCTCCGGGGGATCGCGAACCTGTCCGAGTGGATCGAGGAGTCGCTGGCGGGGAAGCTGGACGGCGAGACGCAGGAGCACATCCACCTCCTGCGCGGGCGCGTGCGCCGCCTCGAGGCGCTCATCGACGGGATCCTCCATTACTCGCGGGCAGGGCGCCTGCGCGGCGACGTGGTCGACGTCGACACCGGCCATCTGCTCGCGGAGGTCGTCGAGCTGCTCTCGCCGCCCCAGGGCGCCCGGGTCGACATCGCGCCCGGGATGCCGACGATCGCCGCGGAGCGCGTCCCGATGCAGCAGGTGTTCCAGAACCTCATCAGCAACGCCCTGAAGCACGCGCGCCGCAGCGACGCGCACGTCGAGGTGACGTGTGAGGACACCGGCGCTTACCTCGAGTTCGCCGTGAGCGACAACGGGCCCGGCATTGCGCCCGAGTACCACGAGCGCATCTGGGATCTCTTTCATACGCTCGAGTCGCGCGACAAGGTGGAAGGCACCGGGATAGGGCTCTCCGTCGTGAAGAAGATCGTGCAGAGCCGCGGAGGGAGCGTGTCCGTCTCGTCGCGTCCCGGCGCAGGAGCCACCTTCGTCGTGCGCTGGCCCAAGCGGGTGAAGGACGAGGCCTGA
- a CDS encoding GAF domain-containing protein, with protein sequence MHARRESLEPWLRSFVADNGGIAGTVHLVEGDALALAAAVNIPEKVQEITRRVPRGKGMAGLAWERDQPVQTCNLQTDTSGDVRPGARAVAAQAAVALPVRDASASVRAVVGIAFAGERELGQDELDRLAQGAGALPA encoded by the coding sequence ATGCATGCGCGCCGAGAGTCGTTGGAGCCGTGGCTTCGGAGCTTCGTCGCCGACAACGGGGGTATCGCTGGCACGGTGCACCTCGTCGAGGGCGATGCGCTCGCGCTGGCCGCCGCCGTGAACATCCCCGAGAAGGTGCAGGAGATCACGCGCCGCGTCCCGCGGGGCAAGGGGATGGCCGGGCTCGCCTGGGAGCGCGACCAGCCCGTGCAGACGTGCAATCTGCAGACGGACACGTCCGGCGACGTGCGGCCCGGGGCCAGGGCGGTCGCGGCGCAGGCGGCGGTGGCGCTGCCCGTGCGCGACGCCTCGGCGAGCGTGCGCGCCGTCGTGGGGATCGCGTTCGCCGGCGAGCGCGAGCTCGGTCAGGACGAGCTCGATCGGCTCGCGCAGGGCGCCGGCGCGCTGCCGGCCTGA
- a CDS encoding cytochrome P450 — protein sequence METARAEAAPAAGVSDLSTLPGPRRLPLLGNLLEIRPTQFHLTLEGWNRKYGDLYTFRLGRTPVVVVGSAELVQRILRERPKEFRRWSPLQELIDEMGFGGVFSAEGDQWTRQRRLVMSAFTPGQLRESHGTLSTITRRLRERWRASAARGAPVDARRDLARYTVDVTTAVAFGLDMNLIERGTDPLSHQLETVFASLNRRIFAPFPYWRHVKLPADRALDQALSEVRTRMLDILRTARAELDRDPARAAAPRSLLEALLVARDADDPKARLSEQEVLGNVLTLLLAGEDTTADTMAWMLHFMALRPDVQARMRAEVDAELGDVDLPESPEHAQRLRTIGAVVQETLRLKSAAPILFIEACADTVVGPLRLAAGARMILLTRQIGLKEEHFHDAASFVPERWLTPRPAGAGKHDPRAALAFGSGPRVCPGRALSMVESAMVGAMVARDFDVSLVDPARPVKELLGFTMKPEGLFVRFTPRRR from the coding sequence ATGGAGACCGCCAGAGCAGAAGCCGCCCCCGCAGCGGGCGTGAGCGATCTATCGACGCTGCCAGGGCCGCGGAGGCTGCCGCTCCTCGGCAACCTTCTCGAGATCCGGCCGACCCAGTTCCACCTCACGCTCGAGGGCTGGAACCGCAAGTACGGTGATCTCTACACCTTCCGGCTCGGCCGCACGCCGGTCGTCGTCGTCGGCAGCGCCGAGCTCGTCCAGCGCATCCTGCGCGAGCGGCCGAAGGAGTTCCGTCGCTGGAGCCCGCTGCAGGAGCTCATCGACGAGATGGGCTTCGGCGGCGTCTTCTCGGCCGAGGGCGACCAGTGGACGCGGCAGCGGCGGCTCGTGATGAGCGCGTTCACCCCCGGGCAGCTGCGCGAGAGCCACGGCACGCTCTCCACGATCACCCGCCGGCTCCGGGAACGATGGCGCGCGTCGGCCGCGCGGGGCGCGCCGGTCGACGCGCGGCGAGACCTCGCCCGTTACACGGTGGATGTCACCACCGCCGTGGCGTTCGGCCTCGACATGAACCTCATCGAGCGCGGCACCGACCCCCTGTCGCACCAGCTCGAGACGGTCTTCGCGTCGCTCAACCGCCGCATCTTCGCGCCATTTCCGTACTGGCGGCACGTCAAGCTGCCCGCGGATCGGGCGCTCGATCAGGCGCTCTCGGAGGTGCGCACGCGGATGCTGGACATCCTCCGGACGGCGCGCGCGGAGCTCGACAGGGATCCGGCGCGGGCCGCGGCGCCTCGCTCGCTGCTCGAGGCGCTTCTCGTGGCGCGCGACGCCGACGACCCGAAGGCGCGGCTGTCGGAGCAGGAGGTGCTCGGCAACGTGCTCACGCTGCTGCTCGCCGGCGAGGACACGACGGCCGACACGATGGCCTGGATGCTCCACTTCATGGCCCTGCGCCCCGACGTACAGGCGCGGATGCGGGCCGAGGTCGACGCTGAGCTGGGTGACGTGGACCTGCCCGAGAGCCCGGAGCACGCGCAGCGGCTGCGCACGATCGGCGCGGTCGTGCAGGAGACCCTGCGCCTGAAGTCCGCCGCGCCGATCCTGTTCATCGAGGCCTGTGCGGACACGGTCGTCGGCCCGCTGCGGCTCGCGGCGGGAGCGCGGATGATCCTGCTGACGCGGCAGATCGGCCTGAAGGAGGAGCACTTCCACGACGCGGCCTCGTTCGTCCCGGAGCGCTGGCTGACCCCGCGGCCGGCGGGCGCCGGCAAGCACGATCCGCGCGCCGCCCTGGCCTTCGGCAGCGGCCCGCGGGTCTGCCCCGGGCGCGCGCTCTCGATGGTCGAGAGCGCGATGGTGGGCGCCATGGTCGCGCGCGACTTCGATGTATCGCTGGTCGACCCGGCGCGGCCCGTGAAGGAGCTCCTCGGGTTCACGATGAAGCCGGAAGGGCTGTTCGTCCGTTTCACCCCCCGCCGCCGCTGA
- a CDS encoding radical SAM protein, with protein sequence METNGRSAPKAAIDASLDARDPDARPHVRVEDLVRGAANEPACERAAAGPGEGGATGEPLTAKLARRTVPGALYEPGPEEGYLRCTACAHRCVLAPGRAGACGIRFEKDGELRVPFGYVARHYVRSVETNTIFHVRPGARSLTFGMFGCDLRCPYCQNWKVSQALREPEGDGEPIDISAADLVEVAVAAGCGVLASAYNEPMITAEWARAVFAEAQRRGLVTALISDGNTTPEALAYMRPVADVFRVDLKGWSADQYRTLGGRVEPVLAAIGEARRLGYWVEVVTLVVPGFNDKAAGLRALGAEIAGVDPDIPWHLNAFYPRYKMRERMTTDPAFLVDVAGVAYARGMKYVYVSNVADRVRELSHTRCPACHEVVVRRFNYETQEVLLSGGACPSCGTRVPGLWGPAAP encoded by the coding sequence ATGGAGACGAACGGACGCAGCGCCCCGAAAGCCGCGATCGACGCTTCGCTCGACGCGCGCGATCCGGACGCCCGCCCGCACGTCCGCGTGGAGGACCTCGTGCGCGGTGCCGCGAACGAGCCCGCGTGCGAGCGCGCCGCGGCCGGGCCTGGCGAGGGCGGCGCCACGGGCGAGCCCCTCACGGCGAAGCTCGCCCGCCGCACCGTGCCCGGCGCGCTCTACGAGCCCGGTCCCGAGGAGGGGTATCTCCGATGCACCGCGTGCGCGCACCGCTGCGTCCTCGCGCCGGGGCGCGCGGGCGCGTGCGGGATCCGCTTCGAGAAGGACGGCGAGCTCCGCGTCCCGTTCGGCTACGTCGCGCGCCATTACGTGCGTTCGGTCGAGACGAACACGATCTTCCATGTGCGCCCCGGCGCGAGGTCCCTCACCTTCGGGATGTTCGGGTGCGACCTGCGCTGTCCTTATTGCCAGAACTGGAAGGTCTCCCAGGCCCTCCGCGAGCCGGAGGGCGACGGCGAGCCCATCGACATCAGCGCCGCGGATCTCGTCGAGGTGGCCGTCGCGGCGGGCTGTGGGGTCCTCGCGAGCGCCTACAACGAGCCGATGATCACCGCCGAGTGGGCGCGCGCCGTCTTCGCCGAGGCGCAGCGGCGGGGGCTCGTCACGGCGCTCATCTCGGATGGCAACACGACGCCCGAGGCGCTCGCGTACATGCGCCCGGTCGCCGACGTGTTCCGCGTCGACCTGAAGGGGTGGAGCGCGGATCAATACCGGACGCTCGGCGGCCGCGTCGAGCCGGTGCTCGCGGCGATCGGCGAGGCCCGGCGCCTCGGCTACTGGGTCGAGGTCGTGACGCTCGTCGTCCCCGGCTTCAACGACAAGGCGGCCGGACTCCGCGCCCTCGGCGCCGAGATCGCCGGCGTCGACCCCGACATCCCCTGGCACCTCAACGCCTTCTATCCGCGTTACAAGATGCGCGAACGCATGACGACCGACCCGGCGTTCCTCGTGGACGTGGCGGGCGTCGCCTATGCGCGGGGGATGAAGTACGTTTACGTCAGCAACGTGGCCGACCGCGTCCGTGAGCTCTCGCATACACGCTGCCCCGCCTGCCACGAGGTCGTCGTGCGGCGGTTCAACTACGAGACGCAGGAGGTCCTCCTCTCCGGCGGCGCGTGCCCATCCTGCGGGACGCGCGTGCCCGGGCTGTGGGGACCGGCAGCGCCGTAG
- a CDS encoding PD-(D/E)XK nuclease family protein, whose translation MPHAVITSPSAAARLDRAVGWLRRRRPAERVLLVGASVEAVSELARASIRGRRATFGWHRLTLGRLAAALAMPALAERGLVPASALAIEALCARTIDGLAQDGLLGRFARVADRPGLPRAVARTLEEVRLSGVAADALAPADLDRIAHAFDAALDDAGLADRAIVLRLAAERARAADDGDARSRHPLLGLPMLLLDLPVRFALERELLEAVAARSPDALATVPAGDAASLRHLQAALRSPPRRVSLTAVSAAHDGAGAGNGVDDGDDDGAGDELPPVAPSTSLARLQEHLFDPLNDEAPGLGDEVEILSAPGESRECVELARIALREAAHGVPFERMAILLRAPEQYRAHLVEALRRAGIPAHFAQGSVQPDPAGRALLALLACAAEHLSASRFAEYLSLGQVPDATPAGEPPPAAPEADRWVPPDDDLFPELLRGSLDEAPPDDDMAGEDLGFDPPGKSFNPTTLNPGPTAPNPGPATLNPGPTAPNPGPTTLNPGPTAHPPDPTATTPDPTAHPPDPTAQGRDAPVHDGTLRAPRRWERILVDAAVIGGLDRWEARLSGFERELRLELARAPEDRDAARIARTLADLSALRAFALPLLAALPSPGERATFGEWQRRLSALATRALRRPERVLAVLAELAPMAHVGPVDLGEIRLCLSRRLTDLVLPPAARRDGRLFVSPIEGARGRSFDVVFVPGLAERIFPQKVVEDPILRDALRRAIAGGDSGLDTSDDRVARERLALRLAVGAARQRLVVSYPRVDMDQSRPRVPSFYGLELLRAAEGRLPGFGELERRAEQGGAARIGWPAPARPEDAIDAAEHDLALLETLFSLPEAQTVGTARYLLNANPHLARALRFRARRWIPGWTTADGLFKPIAEAREALAKHAFERRSFSPTALQHFAACPYRFFLYAVHKLAPRPAPEAIEELDPLQRGRLVHDVLYEVLVALRDAGKLPLGLPSLDEARAELDRALDRVAARYADELAPAIRRVWDDGIASVRADLREWLRRAAEDRDWEPIHFELSFGLPRRLAIRDPGSSDAPVELDCGVRLRGSIDLVERSVWGAMRATDYKTGKARAPRDAVVSGGGTLQPVLYALALEKLMPPGTQVESGRLYYCTSAGGFTEVPIYLDARARDAAAQVAGIIGDAIDKAALLPMPAEGACAQCDYRPVCGPYEELRTGKIKRRDIEPRRRLEQLRRLA comes from the coding sequence GTGCCCCACGCCGTCATCACCTCCCCCAGCGCCGCCGCCCGCCTCGATCGGGCCGTGGGTTGGCTGCGCCGCCGGCGCCCCGCGGAGCGCGTGCTCCTCGTCGGCGCCTCGGTCGAGGCCGTGAGCGAGCTCGCCCGCGCGTCGATCCGCGGTCGCCGCGCCACCTTCGGCTGGCACCGGCTCACCCTGGGGCGCCTCGCCGCCGCGCTCGCGATGCCGGCGCTCGCGGAGCGCGGCCTCGTCCCGGCCAGCGCGCTCGCCATCGAGGCCCTCTGCGCGCGCACCATCGACGGGCTCGCGCAGGACGGGTTGCTCGGCCGCTTCGCCCGCGTCGCGGATCGACCCGGGCTCCCGCGCGCCGTCGCGCGGACGCTCGAGGAGGTGCGGCTCTCCGGCGTCGCGGCGGACGCGCTCGCGCCGGCCGATCTCGACCGCATCGCCCACGCGTTCGACGCCGCGCTGGACGACGCGGGGCTCGCCGATCGCGCCATCGTCCTGCGACTCGCGGCCGAGCGCGCCCGTGCCGCGGACGACGGCGATGCCCGCTCGCGCCACCCGCTGCTCGGGCTGCCGATGCTCCTGCTCGACCTGCCCGTGCGGTTCGCGCTGGAGCGCGAGCTCCTCGAGGCCGTCGCCGCGCGCTCGCCGGACGCGCTCGCCACCGTTCCGGCCGGCGACGCCGCGTCGCTGCGCCACCTGCAGGCGGCGCTCCGATCGCCGCCGCGGCGGGTCTCGCTGACCGCGGTCTCGGCCGCGCACGACGGCGCCGGCGCGGGCAATGGCGTGGACGACGGCGACGACGACGGCGCGGGCGACGAGCTGCCGCCGGTGGCGCCCAGCACCTCGCTCGCGCGCCTGCAGGAGCACCTGTTCGATCCGCTGAACGACGAGGCCCCCGGGCTCGGTGACGAGGTCGAGATCCTCTCCGCACCCGGCGAGAGCCGGGAGTGCGTGGAGCTCGCGCGCATCGCGCTGCGCGAGGCCGCCCACGGTGTGCCGTTCGAGCGGATGGCGATCCTCCTGCGCGCGCCCGAGCAGTACCGCGCGCACCTCGTCGAGGCGCTGCGCCGGGCCGGGATCCCCGCGCACTTCGCGCAGGGCTCGGTGCAACCCGACCCGGCGGGCCGCGCATTGCTCGCGCTGCTCGCGTGCGCCGCCGAGCACCTGTCGGCGTCGCGCTTCGCCGAGTACCTCTCGCTCGGGCAGGTCCCCGACGCGACGCCCGCGGGCGAGCCGCCGCCCGCCGCGCCCGAGGCCGACCGCTGGGTGCCGCCAGACGACGACCTCTTCCCCGAGCTCCTGCGCGGCAGCCTCGACGAGGCGCCTCCGGACGACGACATGGCGGGGGAAGATCTCGGGTTCGATCCGCCCGGGAAAAGCTTCAATCCGACGACCCTCAACCCCGGTCCGACGGCTCCCAACCCCGGTCCGGCGACCCTCAACCCCGGTCCGACGGCCCCCAACCCCGGTCCGACGACCCTCAACCCCGGTCCGACGGCCCATCCCCCCGATCCGACAGCCACAACCCCCGATCCGACAGCCCACCCCCCCGATCCGACAGCCCAGGGCCGCGACGCCCCCGTGCACGACGGCACCCTGCGCGCCCCGCGGCGCTGGGAGCGCATCCTCGTCGACGCGGCGGTGATCGGCGGGCTCGATCGGTGGGAGGCGCGGCTCTCCGGCTTCGAGCGGGAGCTCCGGCTGGAGCTCGCACGCGCCCCCGAGGATCGCGACGCCGCGCGCATCGCGCGGACGCTCGCGGACCTCTCGGCCCTGCGCGCCTTCGCGCTGCCGCTGCTCGCGGCGCTGCCCAGCCCGGGCGAGCGCGCGACCTTCGGCGAGTGGCAGCGCCGCCTCTCGGCCCTCGCGACGCGCGCGCTCCGGCGGCCCGAGCGCGTGCTCGCGGTGCTCGCCGAGCTCGCGCCGATGGCCCACGTCGGACCGGTGGACCTCGGCGAGATCCGCCTCTGCCTCTCGCGCCGCCTCACCGACCTCGTGCTGCCACCGGCCGCCCGCCGCGACGGGCGCCTCTTCGTCTCGCCCATCGAGGGCGCCCGCGGGCGCTCGTTCGACGTGGTCTTCGTCCCCGGGCTCGCCGAGCGGATCTTCCCGCAGAAGGTCGTCGAGGACCCGATCCTCCGCGACGCCCTCCGACGGGCGATCGCCGGGGGCGACTCGGGCCTCGACACGAGCGACGACCGCGTGGCGCGCGAGCGCCTCGCGCTCCGGCTCGCGGTCGGCGCGGCCCGCCAGCGGCTCGTCGTGTCGTACCCGCGCGTGGACATGGATCAGTCCCGCCCTCGAGTGCCTTCGTTCTACGGCCTCGAGCTCCTGCGCGCGGCCGAGGGCAGGCTGCCCGGCTTCGGCGAGCTCGAGCGCCGCGCCGAGCAGGGCGGCGCCGCGCGCATCGGCTGGCCCGCGCCCGCGCGGCCCGAGGACGCCATCGACGCGGCCGAGCACGATCTCGCGCTGCTCGAGACGCTCTTCAGCCTGCCGGAGGCGCAGACGGTCGGCACCGCGCGCTACCTGCTCAACGCCAACCCCCACCTCGCGCGGGCGCTCCGGTTCCGCGCGCGGCGCTGGATCCCTGGCTGGACGACCGCCGACGGGCTGTTCAAGCCGATCGCGGAGGCGCGCGAGGCGCTCGCGAAGCACGCGTTCGAGCGCAGGTCGTTCTCGCCGACCGCCCTCCAGCACTTCGCCGCGTGCCCTTACCGCTTCTTCCTCTACGCCGTGCACAAGCTCGCCCCGCGCCCGGCGCCCGAGGCGATCGAGGAGCTCGATCCGCTCCAGCGCGGCCGGCTCGTGCACGACGTGCTCTACGAGGTGCTGGTCGCCCTGCGCGACGCGGGCAAGCTGCCGCTCGGCCTGCCCTCGCTCGACGAGGCGCGGGCCGAGCTCGATCGGGCGCTCGACCGCGTCGCCGCGCGCTACGCGGACGAGCTCGCGCCGGCGATCCGACGCGTGTGGGATGACGGCATCGCGTCGGTGCGGGCCGACCTCCGGGAGTGGCTGCGGCGCGCCGCGGAGGACCGCGACTGGGAGCCGATCCATTTCGAGCTGTCGTTCGGGCTGCCGCGCCGCCTCGCCATCCGCGATCCGGGGAGCTCGGACGCGCCCGTGGAGCTCGACTGCGGCGTCCGGCTCCGTGGCTCGATCGACCTTGTCGAGCGGAGCGTGTGGGGAGCGATGCGGGCCACCGACTACAAGACAGGCAAGGCGCGGGCGCCGCGCGACGCGGTCGTGAGCGGCGGCGGCACGCTCCAGCCGGTCCTCTACGCGCTCGCGCTGGAGAAGCTCATGCCCCCGGGCACGCAGGTCGAGTCCGGGCGGCTCTATTACTGCACCTCCGCCGGCGGGTTCACGGAGGTGCCGATCTACCTGGACGCGCGGGCGCGCGACGCGGCCGCCCAGGTGGCAGGGATCATCGGGGACGCGATCGACAAGGCGGCCCTCCTGCCGATGCCGGCGGAGGGGGCATGCGCGCAGTGCGATTACCGGCCGGTGTGCGGGCCCTACGAGGAGCTCAGGACCGGGAAGATCAAGCGGCGCGACATCGAGCCGCGGCGGCGTCTGGAGCAGCTCCGCCGGCTCGCGTGA